The DNA window CGCTCCCCCCTGCCAGGCAGCTCATGACCGCCGGTGGGCGACGCGGCACCAGTGATGTCGTAATACAGGGACACCACCGTGATGCCCAGGCTCTCGACGAGCGCCCGCGGCAACGCGCAGGTGCTGTCGGTAACGATTGCGACTTCAGCCATATGCACCCTCCAATGCCGTTCCGGGGAGATTTCCGGCTACCAACGTCCCCGGACCGGTGTGTGTTGCCAGCACCGGGCTGAGCTCCGAGATGAACTCCGGCTCGGCCTCGAAAATTGCAGCGAGGCGCTCGGCCAACCGCTTCGCGTCCTCGCGTGCATCCGCGTGCTGGACGAACCACCGATCGGCGCCCACCCCGCGCCGCTGTCGCATCAATTCGACCAACCGCTCGACGGCGCGCTTGCGCGTGCGCACGCGTTCGACGGCCCTGAACTGTGATTCGACCATCAGGATCGGCTTGAGATCGAGCGCCGATCCAAGCCATGCGGCGGCGCCACCGATCCGACCACCGCGCCTCAGATACTCAAGCGTGTCGAGAACGACCCACTGCCGGACTTCCTGACGTGCCCGACGCGTCGCCGCAATCACCCCCGTGGCGTCTTCTCCAGCGGCGGCCGCCCGCGCGCCTGCGAGCGCCTGAAGACCCAACTGGCCGGCCGCACCGGCCGAGTCGAGCACCACAACCCGCTCGCCACCGCGGCCCTCGGATTCCAGCTCTGCGACGGCCTGCCGAGTCATCGAGCAGGTCTCGGAAAGGCCCGACGAGATCAGGACAGCGACGACGGCGCTGTGCTGCTCCAACAGTCGGTCATAGACGGTGACGAAATCCTCGACGGTAGGCGGCGACGTCTTCGCAACGCTCTTTGACGCGTCCAGTTCCGCGTAGAACCGTCCGAAATCTCCGTCGAAATCCAACTCACGAAGCCACCCGCCACCCACGTCGTAGTACAGCGACACCACCGTGATGCCCACGCTCTCGACGAGCGCCCGCGGCAACGAGCAGGTGCTGTCGGTAACCACCGCGACCTCAGGCATGCGCAGATTCGCCCTGCACTACCCGCATGATCTGCGGCAGGGCTTCACGGGTCGCGATTCGGCCGGCCTCGCGGGCACGGTCGATCTGGTGCCATTCGAGGAAGCCGATGCTGCTGGTGTCGGGGTGGATCGCCAGATCCGCCTGCTCGAGAACGGTAGACGTTGCCATCGCGCTGCCGATCGTCATGGTGCGCATGAGCGTGTCGACGACGTTCGGCACCCGCGGCGAGCGCGCCAGCTTCGTGTCGCTTGCGGGGGTTGCCTGCTGACCGGTGCCTATGCTCACCGCGAGCAGTGGGCCCTCGTGGCGCGCCAGCGTCGTTACCGGCAGGTTGTCGAGCACACCGCCATCGACGT is part of the Mycobacterium mantenii genome and encodes:
- a CDS encoding DegV family protein, encoding MPEVAVVTDSTCSLPRALVESVGITVVSLYYDVGGGWLRELDFDGDFGRFYAELDASKSVAKTSPPTVEDFVTVYDRLLEQHSAVVAVLISSGLSETCSMTRQAVAELESEGRGGERVVVLDSAGAAGQLGLQALAGARAAAAGEDATGVIAATRRARQEVRQWVVLDTLEYLRRGGRIGGAAAWLGSALDLKPILMVESQFRAVERVRTRKRAVERLVELMRQRRGVGADRWFVQHADAREDAKRLAERLAAIFEAEPEFISELSPVLATHTGPGTLVAGNLPGTALEGAYG